The following proteins are co-located in the Salvelinus namaycush isolate Seneca chromosome 33, SaNama_1.0, whole genome shotgun sequence genome:
- the LOC120028137 gene encoding enkurin-like — MSTTMYPAESIYNLIPREEVKIEKPPRYMSKFRAQVKHEKMLNKATNKTMGPVKVDFPSPEKYLLKHSKEPKLPEKQPFSYLDDETFKKPQIPAKADNPLMGIHTKKDFVKTNAFENIMAVPKKPQPIYADTKTGDKQLLENSGLLPKYIKKKDFGKTPEYLQHRTEEVRRAQDEYDSFVKEHMRQGTMKQLSEDEQNNILQGLKMNWGELHHQYQGLSVVTDTTPKKYRKERLELEMKQLERDIDLIERYKTIYIANN, encoded by the exons ATGTCGACCACTATGTATCCAGCAGAAAGTATTTACAACCTTATTCCAAGGGAGGAGGTTAAAATAGAGAAACCACCAAG GTATATGTCAAAGTTTAGGGCACAAGTTAAGCATGAGAAAATGCTGAATAAGGCTACCAACAAGACTATGGGACCAGTAAAAGTAGACTTTCCCTCTCCAGAGAAATATCTGCTCAAGCACTCCAAGGAACCCAAACTTCCTGAAA AGCAACCATTTTCATATTTGGATGATGAGACTTTCAAAAAACCACAAATACCTGCCAAAGCAGACAACCCACTTATGGGCATTCACACCAAAAAGGACTTTGTAAAGACAAACGCCTTTGAGAACATCATGGCAGTGCCAAAAAAGCCACAGCCTATCTATGCCGACACTAAAACTGGAGACAAACAGCTCCTGGAAAATTCAGGACTACTCCCAAAGTACATCAAGAAAAAG GACTTTGGAAAGACCCCTGAATACTTGCAGCATCGCACTGAGGAGGTGAGGAGGGCTCAGGATGAGTATGACAGCTTTGTCAAGGAACACATGAGACAGGGCACCATGAAACAGCTCTCTGAGGATGAGCAAAACAACATCCTACAG GGCTTGAAGATGAACTGGGGGGAGCTGCACCATCAGTACCAGGGACTCTCTGTTGTCACGGACACCACACCTAAGAAGTACCGCAAGGAGCGTCTGGAGCTGGAGATGAAGCAGCTGGAGAGGGACATTGACCTCATCGAGAGATACAAGACTATCTACATCGCCAACAACTAA